ATTTAAGGCTAGATTATTTTAAGAAGTTGTGCTGATTTAACATTTGAATTTCCTCAGTAAGTGAGTTTGTACATGTTCAAGCTGACAGACAGATCGTAGAAAAAGTAATATAATTTGAATATGATTTTTGAATGATAATGGATGGGATTAATCAGAACTGTTAATAGATAGATAAGCTGTGACACCAAACATTCCCATCGATGCCATTCAGAGAGAAAGAGTTCAGATCAGATTTGCTTttccatttaaaagaaaaaaaaccatttGATGCATTAATGTCTTGACTAGAAATCAATGAGTTCATCCTGCATATAACTGTTAAATTAACTGTTCTTCCATTAGGGATATTTAAGGAAGTACGGCTACCTGCACATCCCACTGGACAGTAAAGACCTAAACCCTCCACCCGAGAAGATAGCAGAAGCCCTGAGGTGGATCATCCATTTGGGTCGCCTTATCTTCTtacttaaactttatttaagttAAGTATATTTACATTTCCTCTGATTGTCAGAATCTTTCAGGAAGCGACCAACCTGCAAGCATCAGGAAACCTGGATTCAGCCACACTGAGCATGATGAACCAACCTCGCTGTGGCCTAGAAGATTCTTTCAATCCCAGAAGTCTAAAATATCGAATCATGGGTTGGTTTCTCTGCCAAGCAATACGCAATCACAGTGTAATAAACTATGTAAACGTTAATTCCAGTTGTAATTGAACAGGTTACTGGCGTAAGAAGATGCTGACGTACCGCATATACAATTACACTCCTGACCTGGGTCGGGAAAAAACACGTCTTGCCATCCAGGCTGCTTTTAGGTACTGGAGTGATGTGTCAACTTTAAGGTTCAAGGAGGTGCCAGATGGACGAGCAGACATCAAAATCTCCTTTCACAGAAAAGACAAGACATGCCCAGTGCCCTTTGACGGGCGAGGTAGGAGAAGGATGTGATTAAAACTGGATGTCTCAAGATGTTTTAATTGCTTTCATAGATATAAAAGTGGCATTTGAAACAAAGGGAGGAGTGAATTATCctctattatttatttctccttAGGCCATGTTTTAGCTCATGCTGATGCCCCTGAGTCAGGCATAGTACACTTTGATGAAGATGAAGTGTGGACAGAGGGGAAAAGCTACGGCTCCAACCTGAGGATTGTGGCAGCTCATGAGATCGGCCATGCTCTTGGCCTGGGCCACTCACAATACTACAATGCACTGATGGGACCCATATACAGTGGATACCGCTCTGACTTCAAGCTACACCCAGATGACATACAAGGGATCCAAGCTTTGTACGGTAATACTAGAATATTATCCCACATAGGTTTGAATTTTCTTCGAAATGCTATCCATGCAACATGCAGTCATTTCCCTTCTGCAGGAAAGCCAGAGAAAAGCTCTCCATCCAGTTATCCTCAGCGACCAGTGCCAGAAGGAATTTTCCCAGATCCCTGCAAGACCTCTCTGGATGCAGCTATGTTGGGTAAAGAGAATCCTCAtgtcatcagattaaaacatgACTCATCATATTTGTTGCTGAAGAAAACATTCAGTACTGGAAATATTTTGATAGGTACATTTGCCTCTTGTATTGTGTTCCCGCAGGCCCTTCACATAAGATGTATGCTTTCAGTGGGCAGTACATGTGGACAGTTTCCAGCTCTGGTTACAGCACCCCAACTGCGATTTCTTCGTTGTGGAGGGAGCTGCCAGGAAGCCTCAGTGCAGCTGTTCATTCACAGCGAACTGGGAAATCCTACTTTCTGAAAGGTGGATTTATTGAATTTCTTGCTGGGGTATCTTGAATAATGCAGCCAAGGTTTTGTAAACATTTCAAATGTTcagtattgttttttgtttttgtggtatttaggcttttttttctctggataTGTCATTTCACAGGAGACAAAGTGTGGAGATACACTGGCTTAAAACTTGACAGCGGCTACCCCAGACGGCTGACTAGCATCCCTGCTAACATTGACTCAGCCCTCTACTTcccaaagaacaaaaaactgaTCTTTttcaaagtaataataaaaaaagatggcattttttaaatttttgacacatttttgtGGCTAAACATTGAGCGCCTGGTGAATAACTTCCTCTTCCTTTTAGGGCTCTGGATACTGGCAGTGGGATGAAATCGGCCCAACAGATCTCCGCTCGTATCCCAGATCTATTGGGCAACTCTTCAAAGGAGCACCCAGCAACCCCGATGCTGCTGTAACAGGGTCTGATGGACATGTATACATGTTTAAAGGCAACAAGATGTGGCGTgtaaaccagcagcagcaagCGGTGGAGAAGGACTATCCTCAGGACGTTGCATCACAGTGGATGCAGTGTGATGACTGAGCCACCAGAGGCCACCAGAAGCCACCAGGGATTTGGCACAAACCTGATTCACCAGTGTGGGTCTACTTCACTTTTCTGTGAAATCACAACTTAGCAtacttatttaaacatttactaTTAAATCTTTTACAGCTATTCATAGAACATTTGTCTTTTACTTTCATAATGACATGCTACTGCTCCTCCTTCACATTTATTACTTCCTTAAGGCTGAAAGAGGAGGCTGTATCATTGTCATTAAAggtcagcagcagctgtgagtCATTCATAATcaaatgtgatgaatatgtggCCAGTACTACTTATCTGTCACTCTGTTTCTAACATTTATATCATCTAGACTGTAGCCAACTGTCATGTGTGACACTGTGTACTGTATTCATGTGTGCATATTTATTATGTCGTCTGTGGATTGCATAtactgtgttttctgtttttttcttttaatctaactaggaaaaactaataaaatatgtCTGGCTTAGCTAACAGATGTATTTTAGTTGGGCATAAATAAACTAATCCAATAAAAGAAAGTACATGTCATGGATTTCTGTAACGTCTGCCCTACTTTTACCTGAACGGGTGTTAAAAATGGGACAGAACTGGTAAAAACAACAGTCTGATGGTGCACGCAGGGTCTTTAAAGGAAAATGATTAGCTGTTGAGACACTCAGCctcatgtacaaaaacaaaccacTGGATGGATACGCAGGCAGATTTATGAAGAGAGACATCACCTGGGATTCACACTTGAATAATTCCTGATGCTgttaagcaaataaaaatagttttactttattaatctctgTTGGAATTAATTCAGCTCTGTATTTGACTCATCTCTAGATGTACTAGAGAGCAATGTGCTGCCAAGTTTCAGCTCTTGGGGGGCAGTTGGgaggggttaagggccttgctcaatGGCCCACAGTGTTTCACCTCTGCACGATGGAGCCTTGAACCTGGGTTCAAACCAAGGCACTACTTAGAGAGTACTTACTACTTATGAATTAAGTAGTAGTagaattaattgattaaaacTATTAATGTAGATTGTGTAAGAATAGCTGCCATCTAACGTTGGAATCGTGTGTCACATTCTATCGTAGTGCATTCTAGTGcttcactttctcaaacacgtatTGCAACAACGGTGGCCGCTGCATCTCAAAAAGCCTCGACAACACCAATGAAAGAATGTCATCCGATAGTTTATGAAGtgttcactcaggtgaagaggtttgtgatttcataaataCTGCAAACTGTATCCCATCAACGAGAGCGGCTTACTACTCTGGCAAGTTGGAAGCGGGTCTGGCTTTACCACAACT
This region of Melanotaenia boesemani isolate fMelBoe1 chromosome 13, fMelBoe1.pri, whole genome shotgun sequence genomic DNA includes:
- the LOC121651783 gene encoding matrix metalloproteinase-19-like — encoded protein: MEKDSNRKMPCRLELMVLLVLLTTVSSITLSRNNLTEAVGYLRKYGYLHIPLDSKDLNPPPEKIAEALRIFQEATNLQASGNLDSATLSMMNQPRCGLEDSFNPRSLKYRIMGYWRKKMLTYRIYNYTPDLGREKTRLAIQAAFRYWSDVSTLRFKEVPDGRADIKISFHRKDKTCPVPFDGRGHVLAHADAPESGIVHFDEDEVWTEGKSYGSNLRIVAAHEIGHALGLGHSQYYNALMGPIYSGYRSDFKLHPDDIQGIQALYGKPEKSSPSSYPQRPVPEGIFPDPCKTSLDAAMLGPSHKMYAFSGQYMWTVSSSGYSTPTAISSLWRELPGSLSAAVHSQRTGKSYFLKGDKVWRYTGLKLDSGYPRRLTSIPANIDSALYFPKNKKLIFFKGSGYWQWDEIGPTDLRSYPRSIGQLFKGAPSNPDAAVTGSDGHVYMFKGNKMWRVNQQQQAVEKDYPQDVASQWMQCDD